Proteins from one Cryptomeria japonica chromosome 4, Sugi_1.0, whole genome shotgun sequence genomic window:
- the LOC131079243 gene encoding receptor-like protein 12: protein MAAFNRFVSRVIKMFWATVPILVLLLHVNGGCCYQPHERDYLLHFKSSLLDPLNQVLNSWHGFNCCEWNGIQCHPHTHHVIRLDLHSSYDARYGLRPGLKRPLSNLSGDVLSPLVNLEQLEHLDLSWNNFSGVPIPPGLDRLKSLRYLDLSWAGFAGDIPTELGNMSTLLYLDLSGYLGLRMVNMRAWWGNMRHLRELILDSVDMSRVESNELDNALSAMYSLTRLQMFVCHLSGGIPPSLANLTNLTHLRLQTNSFNGSIPSSLLSLPRLQHVDLSRNKDLGGNLSSLLPQHSSSLHTLHLYHTAVGGSIPDSVANISSLTVLDLYSCYVESIPSTMANLTALKELDLSGNMLRGQIPPFGDRPSLGRPFPLAYIDLSQNQLDGPIPPKLLTAFPNLQHVDMSYNILTGKIPPLIGQLLSLESLALGNNKLEGAIPLNISNILKLKSLYLYSNRLNGDFSESQLDNLSQLVHVDISNNLLTVKFSPTWIPKFSLQSLGLSSCNMEGGFPTFLITQYEVQIVDLSNNSIAGNIPQWIWGVNSLLFLNLSHNHFAGDLPHSLMGSRLQTLDLHNNNLQGQLPLLSVLLGLLDVSENQLSGSIPAEIGEYRKLGYLSLSRNHLNGSIPPSICQIPWLYFLDLSNNKLTGNIPTCNILACNIPAYVENCTLIEMLNLENNYLEGKLSRQFANMPSLKTLKLGGNGLNSYIPSSLANCKQLEILDLSNNRMIGKIPNWIGQLSNLKVLILRSNRLEDIIPSEITTLPLLQILDLSSNRISGIIPGNISSLQAMKNQTVTGEIFHSAVVTNGSSAGNSNPINVDQETIINKAREMEYARSLALVKSIDLSNNNLTGVIPQNIGLLEGLLILNISRNHIRGEIPKSLGKMVQLESLDLSHSQLSGNIPVELQSLTFLAYLDLSHNHLSGKIPQGGQFYTFEASSFSNNSDLCGLQLNTTCCSLHQNKSCPASIRPEVNVDKVDEEEDDTWWGVGLGISFAVGFSIVIGVLCLTTTWSRKCFQMMDNIIIYLFEKFRK from the exons ATGGCT GCGTTCAACAGGTTCGTGTCCCGTGTAATCAAAATGTTTTGGGCAACTGTACCCATTCTTGTTCTTCTCTTGCACGTTAATGGCGGTTGTTGTTATCAACCCCATGAAAGAGATTACCTTTTGCATTTCAAGTCGTCTCTTCTTGATCCCTTAAATCAAGTGCTCAATTCATGGCATGGTTTCAACTGCTGTGAGTGGAATGGAATCCAATGCCATCCTCATACACATCATGTCATTCGTCTCGATCTCCACAGTTCCTATGATGCTCGTTATGGTTTAAGGCCTGGTCTCAAAAGGCCTCTGAGTAATTTAAGTGGCGATGTTCTTTCCCCGTTGGTCAATCTGGAACAATTGGAGCACCTGGATCTCAGCTGGAATAATTTCAGTGGAGTTCCCATCCCTCCTGGATTGGACAGACTCAAGAGTTTGCGCTACTTGGACTTATCATGGGCTGGGTTTGCTGGGGATATTCCCACGGAGCTGGGGAACATGTCTACTTTGCTCTACCTGGATCTCTCTGGGTACCTTGGGTTGAGAATGGTGAACATGCGGGCGTGGTGGGGAAACATGAGACATTTACGGGAGCTTATCCTGGACTCTGTAGATATGTCAAGAGTGGAGAGCAATGAGTTGGACAACGCTCTCTCCGCCATGTATTCTCTCACCCGTCTTCAAATGTTCGTATGTCACCTGTCTGGAGGAATTCCCCCTTCCCTTGCCAACCTCACCAATCTCACCCACCTCCGACTTCAGACCAACTCTTTCAATGGTAGCATCCCTTCTTCCCTGCTGAGCCTTCCAAGACTGCAACACGTGGACTTGTCCCGGAACAAGGATCTGGGAGGGAATCTGTCTAGCCTTCTACCCCAACACTCTTCTTCCCTTCACACCCTCCACCTTTACCACACAGCAGTGGGAGGAAGTATTCCAGATTCTGTTGCCAACATTTCCTCGTTAACTGTCTTGGATCTCTACAGTTGCTATGTCGAAAGTATTCCAAGTACGATGGCAAATCTTACAGCGCTTAAAGAATTGGATCTCTCTGGTAACATGTTAAGAGGGCAGATCCCGCCGTTTGGGGATAGACCTTCCTTAGGAAGACCTTTTCCTTTGGCCTATATTGATCTTTCCCAAAACCAGTTGGATGGTCCCATTCCCCCAAAGCTCTTAACTGCATTTCCGAACCTCCAACATGTTGATATGAGTTACAATATATTGACTGGTAAAATACCCCCTTTAATCGGCCAACTACTATCTCTGGAATCGCTTGCTCTAGGCAACaacaaattagaaggtgccatcccTCTCAACATTTCCAATATTCTTAAACTGAAAAGCCTTTACTTGTACTCCAACCGGTTAAATGGGGATTTTTCAGAGTCTCAACTTGATAATCTCAGCCAACTTGTCCATGTAGACATTTCCAATAACCTTTTAACTGTCAAGTTCAGTCCAACATGGATTCCAAAATTCTCTTTGCAATCACTGGGATTAAGTTCATGTAACATGGAAGGCGGGTTTCCAACGTTCCTAATAACTCAGTATGAGGTTCAGATAGTGGATCTGTCCAACAACAGTATTGCAGGAAATATTCCCCAGTGGATATGGGGTGTCAATTCTCTCCTGTTTCTCAATCTTTCTCATAATCACTTTGCAGGAGATCTACCTCATTCGTTGATGGGAAGTCGATTACAGACTCTGGATTTGCACAACAATAATTTACAAGGTCAACTTCCGCTTCTTTCTGTTCTTCTCGGGCTGTTGGACGTGTCAGAGAATCAACTCAGTGGATCCATTCCAGCAGAAATTGGTGAGTATCGTAAACTTGGATATCTGTCTCTCTCTCGAAATCATCTCAACGGTAGCATTCCACCTTCTATATGCCAAATACCGTGGTTGTACTTTCTGGATCTCTCAAATAACAAGCTTACAGGTAACATTCCCACCTGTAACATTCTCGCCTGTAACATTCCCGCCTATGTAGAAAATTGTACTTTAATTGAGATGTTGAACTTAGAGAACAATTATCTGGAGGGCAAGTTGTCACGGCAGTTTGCAAACATGCCTTCTCTCAAGACATTAAAATTGGGTGGGAATGGACTAAATTCATATATTCCATCCTCTCTTGCAAACTGTAAGCAGTTAGAGATACTAGATTTGAGCAATAACAGAATGATAGGGAAAATTCCAAATTGGATAGGGCAGCTTTCAAATCTTAAGgttttgatcttgagatcaaataGACTTGAAGATATTATACCttcagaaattacaacattaccaCTTCTTCAAATCTTAGATCTTTCATCCAACAGAATTTCAGGAATTATTCCAGGCAACATCTCATCTTTGCAGGCTATGAAAAATCAGACAGTGACTGGTGAAATATTTCATTCTGCAGTTGTCACAAATGGAAGCTCTGCAGGTAATTCAAATCCAATCAATGTTGATCAAGAGACAATCATTAACAAAGCACGGGAGATGGAGTATGCAAGATCATTGGCTCTAGTAAAATCTATTGATTTATCAAACAACAATTTAACAGGTGTAATTCCTCAAAATATTGGATTGCTCGAAGGTTTGCTTATCCTTAATATTTCAAGAAATCATATAAGGGGTGAAATCCCGAAGAGTTTGGGAAAAATGGTACAGCTAGAGTCTCTTGATCTCTCACACAGCCAACTGTCTGGAAATATCCCTGTGGAGCTGCAATCGCTCACATTCTTGGCTTACCTGGACTTGTCCCACAATCATCTTTCAGGAAAGATACCACAAGGGGGACAATTCTACACATTTGAGGCATCATCCTTTTCAAACAATTCAGACCTGTGTGGCCTCCAACTGAATACAACCTGTTGCAGCCTTCACCAAAATAAATCATGTCCTGCAAGCATTCGGCCAGAGGTAAATGTTGATAaggtagatgaagaagaagatgatacaTGGTGGGGAGTTGGCCTGGGAATAAGCTTTGCAGTTGGGTTTTCTATTGTAATTGGAGTTTTGTGTCTTACCACAACTTGGAGTAGAAAATGCTTCCAGATGATGGATAACATCATcatttatctgtttgagaaattcAGAAAATAG